In one window of Trichoderma breve strain T069 chromosome 7 map unlocalized scaffold00008, whole genome shotgun sequence DNA:
- a CDS encoding uracil phosphoribosyltransferase domain-containing protein — translation MANLPSNVHVSQHPSLLAKLSQLRSQSASPRDVKSLIHEISLIIACEAISSAIKPADGPKDKTPLGFEYTTVVSEPSNICIVPILRSGLGMVEAVQTMLPASVPIHHLGMYREPSTLDPVEYYNNLPRQTSASGPEGSKLAIIVDPVIATGGTCAAAIQTLREWGARRILVLSVLGAAEGVQKAAAEWPEGTEIWIAGVDKELTDGGMLKPGLGDVGDRLFLTIGK, via the exons ATGGCCAATTTGCCTTCAAACGTCCATGTATCGCAGCATCCCAGTCTGCTGGCTAAGCTCAGCCAACTGCGATCCCAATCGGCCAGCCCTCGAGATGTCAAGTCCTTGATCCACGAGATCTCATTAATCATCGCTTGTGAAGCCATCAGCTCCGCCATAAAACCAGCTGATGGCCCCAAG GACAAAACCCCCCTAGGCTTCGAATACACAACTGTCGTCTCTGAGCCCAGCAATATCTGCATAGTCCCAATCCTGCGGTCTGGCTTAGGCATGGTTGAAG CTGTACAAACTATGCTCCCAGCCTCAGTACCCATCCACCATCTTGGCATGTACCGCGAGCCCTCGACTCTCGACCCCGTCGAATACTACAACAACCTCCCCCGACAAACTTCTGCCTCTGGCCCCGAAGGCAGCAAGCTCGCCATTATTGTCGACCCCGTCATCGCTACTGGCGGTACGTGCGCCGCGGCCATCCAGACTTTACGCGAATGGGGTGCCAGGAGGATTCTTGTCCTGTCTGTACTGGGAGCTGCCGAAGGTGTCCAGAAGGCTGCGGCAGAGTGGCCCGAGGGTACGGAAATTTGGATCGCAGGTGTCGACAAGGAACTGACGGATGGCGGCATGTTGAAGCCCGGCCTGGGTGACGTTGGAGACCGCCTGTTTTTGACCATTGGAAAATAA
- a CDS encoding crcB-like protein, camphor resistance (CrcB) domain-containing protein — MASSHDPARRRSSSASYNAPIAYQNLDDATAGLSVDIPDENPSPTTEKPPPSPVREARRRSVAEAPSYDIPDDWANLDELAATSPVENVAESSIYRHHSLEQIRSRDREERESRRASLAESTLQPPAAELTDIYTISYLVFFAIWGTLARVGLSALNTYPGDPVIFNILWANFGGSLVMGFLSEDRMLFRYEWGTPSYDQMLARAKENSNTGSESSGQGDQVIDLVAAKKAHLATKKTIPLYIGLATGFCGSFTSFSSFIRDIFLALSNQMVTPGLGIPGRNGGYSFMALLAVTITTVSLSLAGLILGAHLAIALERFTPSIPYPVTRKILDPLGVFLGWGCWLGAVLMAIFPPHNKWRGEILFALVFAPLGCLARFYLAIYLNGKIASFPLGTFAANIAGTAVLGMSWDIAHAQIGGIVGCQVLQGIEDGFCGCLTTISTWVAELSSLKRSHSYIYGFSSVAVALAVMIAIMGGLRWSDGFSPLLCVS, encoded by the exons ATGGCTTCGTCACACGATCCCGCGCGGCGGCGATCAAGTTCTGCCAGCTACAACGCCCCGATCGCGTACCAAAACCTCGACGATGCCACCGCCGGATTATCAGTCGATATCCCAGACGAAAATCCGTCGCCAACAACAGAaaagccgccgccgtccCCTGTTCGCGAAGCTCGGCGGCGATCCGTCGCAGAAGCCCCGTCCTACGACATTCCAGACGACTGGGCGAATCTCGATGAACTGGCAGCGACAAGCCCCGTGGAAAACGTCGCCGAGTCGTCTATATACAGGCACCACAGCCTAGAGCAGATTCGGAGTCGAGACCGTGAAGAGCGGGAATCGCGACGCGCCAGTCTCGCAGAGTCAACCCTGCAACCCCCAGCGGCGGAATTGACCGAC ATCTACACGATATCGtacctcgtcttctttgccatATGGGGCACTCTTGCGCGTGTGGGATTGAGCGCATTGAATACTTACCCTGGCGACCCAGTCATATTCAACATTCTATGGGCCAACTTCGGCGGCAGTCTCGTCATGGGCTTCCTCTCCGAGGATCGGATGCTGTTCCGCTATGAATGGGGAACACCTTCCTATGACCAAATGCTTGCGCGCGCAAAGGAAAATTCAAATACTGGCTCAGAGAGCTCAGGACAGGGCGATCAAGTCATCGATCTAGTggccgccaagaaggccCATCTAGCAACCAAAAAGACGATTCCCCTCTACATTGGCCTGGCGACCGGTTTCTGCGGCAGCTTCACCAGCTTTTCAAGCTTCATCCGCGACATCTTCCTCGCCCTGTCCAACCAAATGGTCACCCCCGGCCTAGGCATCCCAGGCCGAAACGGCGGATACTCATTCATGGCCCTCCTCGCCGTGACCATCACGACAGTCTCCCTCTCGCTAGCAGGCTTAATCCTCGGCGCGCACCTCGCCATCGCTCTAGAACGATTCACCCCGTCCATCCCATACCCCGTGACCCGCAAGATCCTCGACCCCCTCGGCGTCTTCCTCGGCTGGGGCTGCTGGCTCGGCGCAGTCCTCATGGCAATCTTCCCCCCGCACAACAAGTGGCGCGGCGAGATCCTCTTCGCCCTCGTCTTCGCACCCCTGGGATGCCTCGCCCGCTTCTACCTCGCCATCTATCTCAACGGCAAAATCGCCTCGTTTCCCCTGGGTACTTTTGCTGCAAACATCGCTGGCACCGCCGTCTTGGGTATGTCGTGGGATATCGCTCACGCTCAAATAGGAGGGATCGTCGGATGTCAGGTGTTGCAGGGAATCGAAGATGGCTTCTGTGGGTGCTTGACTACCATCTCGACGTGGGTTGCCGAGTTGAGCAGCCTCAAACGAAGCCACTCGTATATATATGGCTTTAGTAGCGTGGCGGTCGCTCTGGCAGTAATGATTGCCATCATGGGAGGCCTACGATGGAGCGATGGCTTTAGCCCTTTGCTTTGCGTGTCTTAA